In Geothermobacter ehrlichii, a single window of DNA contains:
- the mobB gene encoding molybdopterin-guanine dinucleotide biosynthesis protein B, whose protein sequence is MMPPVVTVVARSGTGKTTLLEKLIAELKRRGYRVAAIKHDAHSFSIDHEGKDSWRLTRAGADTMLIASPQQIAMVRQNPEGVEPPLAECIAAYCGDVDIVLTEGFKRSEMPKIEVHRKARGEPLLCRGETHDPTLIAVASDVRLELDVPCFDLDDPAAVADFLEERFLR, encoded by the coding sequence ATGATGCCGCCCGTCGTCACCGTCGTCGCCCGCAGCGGCACCGGCAAGACCACCCTGCTGGAAAAACTGATCGCCGAACTGAAACGACGCGGCTACCGGGTCGCCGCCATCAAGCACGACGCGCACAGCTTCAGCATCGATCACGAGGGGAAGGATTCCTGGCGGCTGACCCGGGCCGGCGCCGACACCATGCTGATCGCCTCGCCGCAGCAGATCGCCATGGTCCGGCAGAATCCCGAAGGCGTCGAGCCGCCCCTCGCCGAATGCATCGCCGCCTACTGCGGCGATGTCGACATCGTCCTTACCGAAGGTTTCAAACGCAGCGAGATGCCGAAGATCGAGGTGCATCGCAAGGCGCGCGGCGAACCGCTGCTCTGCCGGGGTGAAACACACGACCCGACCCTGATCGCCGTTGCCAGCGACGTCCGGCTCGAACTGGACGTTCCCTGTTTCGACCTCGACGACCCGGCGGCCGTCGCCGATTTTCTTGAGGAGCGTTTTTTGCGTTAG
- a CDS encoding winged helix-turn-helix domain-containing protein: protein MKTIRVRSKIWLEFDGRPLLGDGRERLLLAIRDTGSLNAAAARLGLSYRKAWAQLKQMEEHAPFRLVVRSKGGRGGGSTRLTGEAERLLDRYARIRTELQRLVDERFGDGE from the coding sequence ATGAAAACCATCCGCGTGCGCAGCAAGATCTGGCTGGAATTCGACGGCCGTCCACTGCTCGGCGACGGCCGGGAACGGCTGCTGCTGGCGATCCGCGACACCGGCTCCCTCAACGCCGCGGCGGCCCGCCTCGGCCTCTCCTATCGCAAGGCCTGGGCACAACTGAAACAGATGGAGGAGCACGCGCCCTTCCGGCTGGTGGTGCGCAGCAAAGGCGGCAGAGGGGGTGGGTCGACCCGGCTGACCGGCGAAGCGGAACGGCTGCTGGACCGCTACGCCCGCATCAGGACCGAACTGCAGCGGCTGGTCGACGAACGGTTCGGAGACGGTGAATGA
- the modA gene encoding molybdate ABC transporter substrate-binding protein, producing MKRLLVCLILLLAPTVAGADELRIFAASSLTEPLGEAATVYGDRHPGVRIRLHFAGSQTLAAQIEQGAPADLFIAASQDAMARLERAGLVEQPAFIARNRLVLAVTADMAEQIRTPADLARPGLLLVVGNPQVPIGAYTRRLFERLAGDPGFGAARVAAIRNNVVSEETQVKAIVAKLLLGEADAGIVYQSDLTAPAARRLVGRAFPCGDLPVARYPAAVLTGGNRRPAREFLAFLATPPGTDIMRRHGFLPPGDGP from the coding sequence ATGAAACGGCTTCTGGTTTGCCTGATACTGCTCCTGGCGCCGACGGTGGCCGGCGCGGACGAGCTGCGGATCTTCGCCGCCTCGTCCCTGACCGAACCCCTCGGCGAAGCGGCGACCGTCTACGGCGACAGACACCCCGGCGTCCGCATCCGGCTCCACTTCGCCGGCAGCCAGACCCTCGCCGCCCAGATAGAGCAGGGAGCCCCGGCCGATCTCTTCATCGCCGCCAGTCAGGACGCCATGGCGCGCCTGGAAAGGGCCGGCCTGGTCGAGCAGCCGGCCTTCATCGCCCGTAACCGCCTGGTGCTGGCGGTAACAGCCGACATGGCGGAACAGATCCGCACACCAGCCGACCTCGCCCGCCCCGGGCTGCTGCTCGTCGTCGGCAATCCGCAGGTTCCGATCGGCGCCTACACCCGCCGGCTGTTCGAGCGTCTTGCCGGCGATCCCGGTTTCGGCGCCGCCCGGGTGGCCGCCATCCGCAACAACGTGGTCAGCGAAGAGACCCAGGTAAAGGCGATCGTCGCCAAGCTGCTGCTCGGCGAGGCCGATGCCGGCATCGTCTACCAGAGCGATCTGACCGCCCCCGCGGCCCGACGCCTGGTCGGTCGCGCCTTTCCCTGCGGCGACCTGCCCGTCGCCCGCTATCCGGCGGCAGTGCTGACAGGTGGCAACCGGCGGCCGGCGAGAGAGTTTCTCGCCTTCCTCGCCACGCCACCGGGGACCGACATCATGCGACGCCACGGCTTCCTGCCGCCAGGAGACGGCCCATGA